The Nymphaea colorata isolate Beijing-Zhang1983 chromosome 11, ASM883128v2, whole genome shotgun sequence genome includes the window CAAATAGAACGCAGTAAGCTACTAGGAGGAAAATCATTTTCTCAAGTTCAACATCCAGGAAAAGGGTTGTCCACTATGAAAACCTTGCAAGGTCACCCATGTAAGGTGTGCAGAGAAAACCGTGTAGCTCTCCTCTCACCTTCTCAAATGTTGCTGAACTAATAAGGCACAGTTCATGAGGCCTACGTTTTCCAGTACACCACATCCATAAATTTGTTTCTACAGCAGTGATTTATGTAGCAAAGAACACTGATTTCAATATTGTTTACCGATGATGTGTATGTTTCTCAAGAATGTTATCATTCAATAGAAAAGCAGCGAAGAAAAGTAAAACTGCCGACCTTATCAACAGTGAGGCTGACATGAAATTTACTCTTATTTTTCATCTATCTCTGTTTTAACCTTATCCAATAATACAGAAAGGAATATCTGCATGAACAATATAATTAGCTAACATGAATTCCCTAAACTGAATCAACAAAGATGGGGTGTGGTGCTCTAGCTTGTGCTAAACAGAAGCTTCCTGCTTCAACCAAGTCTTCAAACTTTTCTAAGCAGAAAAGGGTCCATGGCGTTGGATCACTTGAAGGTTGTCGCACTGATCAAAACTTTATGGGTGGATCAACCAATGCAGGCATACCAAGGTGAAGAGTAGCAGAGAGCTTATTGAAACAGATGCTGCAAATGAAGTGCTGGTAATGGGGACATCTGACCCATAGGTTGTAGATCCAGGTGAATTGGTCGTAGTGGGTGGAGTCAATGTTGGTGAATTGAAACTGCACATCATATATAAACAAGATAAAGAATTCTTTTCCAATCTTTCCTTCAGTTCTTTGGATTTATTAAGAAAGGGACAACTGAAGTAAACAAAATGCTGAACAAAAAGCTCAAACATGATAGCTTTTCGTACCTGGTTGTGGTTGTGGCCGGATATACACATGAACCAGAGCCTGTAAGAGTTCAGGACATGTGAGGCATGcaccaaaataaacaaacaagtaaataaaagaTAGAAGAATCAATGACTTGACTAACTTTATAACGTGGAGGACAAGAGCCTTTGGTTAATTTCTCCTGCTTAGCTAATTCTAGTGAAACATGATACCAGATAGGATGTAGGCTAGAGTAATAGGGAAAAGAAGCCATGCACCCAGGTAGCCTAACCAATATCACAaaccaaaaatgaagaaatgcatAACTTTCAGGTGCACGTTACTCATTTCAGGAAAAAGCTTCACCATATGCTTCAAAAAATTGGCGTGCAGAAAATGTCTGAgaaatttgtataaaaatcaCGCTTGAAGTAATGTTTTGTCATGAATAGGGACGTTATTAGGCACATGAACCACATTTCCACATGTTCACGGTACTTCTCATCCAACAAACCAACTACCATGAATTACCAGGTGAGGTGAACTGCTGAATTTTGTAAGAGCAGGAAGAAACATGCtacaaccaacaaaaaagaacaatcaattaaaccaaaggaaaagaagcacataACGCAGAACACagtaaatgaaaaaggaagCTTATTGTAGTTCTTACTAGGATTAGTTGTCGTAAGCGTAGCAGTTCCCCCAAAGACACAACTGGTATCAACTGGATTCTTCTGATAATAGTTATTGAAAGCATATGATGCATGATCGCGAACAGTGTCGGGATTAAAACAGCTTCCACCCTGCTGAATTGCTGAACAGTCTGCACCACCATATCCACATGCATAGTCGAGGGCAACTTGCAAAGCTGTTTGTGATGCTGATGGACTCGCAATACACCATCTCTGACCACCTGAGGCTGTTGGAGTGGTCGTCGGAGTGGTTGTTGGAGTGGTCGGCGGGGTGTTAGTGGGGGTCGTCCCTGGACTTGTGACAATGGGTGGACTTGTAGTACTAGGATCTAAAGGACTGATTACAGGAACAGTCATCACGGGATATGTGTCCAATTCGCGTCTGTTGTTGATGGAAACGACCTTGCTCTGAACAGCTCTGGATGGTAACATCCCTTTCTGATCAGGTGTATCCTTATTTACAGGGGAATTCCCTAAGAAGAGGGGTCAATTACATCGTCAGTAAACCTGATATCAAGTAATAGCTTAAGCTCAAAGTCTTCAGCATGTATACTGATCCCGGTTTCAACACCAGAGAGAaacttcatgaaaaaatttgctGTAAGCATTCACATCACGGTCCTGATTGCACACATATTAGTGAATGGTCCAATGTAACTGGCTAACAAGAAATTAGAGAATTTTGTAAtgtttgaaaatgttataacaGAAGATTGGAATCAATCTTGGAAATCAAGAaacataaaagaacaaatatgttGTTTCGTCTTTTGAAATTCAGTATACAagatatttcatgtttttggtGCTGGAAACTCCCTGAACCCCGAAAAACGGCTAGTGCTTTTATATTTGACTTGTCTTTCTTGTATCTGCACGATGCACAATGGAAACAAACAAATGAAGCAGATCCATGaagaaaaaactcaaactgAAAAGACAACGGAGATCATTAATCTCAATTGGCGATTTTTCAAAGTAATAGAATAAGCTAATTAATCAAATGTTCGTCTAAACAAACTTCCGAAATGTGTCAGCAGAAAGCGTGGAGCAAGTTCTTCGACATGATCGGGAAACGGCACATTTTTCGTAATAAGATGAAAACGTTCCTTATTTCATTTCCTTCAGCAACTAGCAAGCCTTTATTTTTACTTCCTGACCATAAATGCCAGCCTTTAAAACGTCAGCAAAagagaaatttatgaaataatggttTCAATGTGCCccaggagagagaaaaataaatgctGTCAATACCACTGTATTTCGATTAGACACCAAAAATCATTTGGAGGAACAGTGAAGATGACCAAGTGGTAACAGTGATTTCACAAGGCCAACTTTACCAATCAAGGGGATATTGCATAACCATCACATCGTAAGGCAAATAACCACAGATAGAGGGgtgggagggaggaagagagagagagagaaatggataTTGCATAACCATCACATCGTAAGACAAATAACCACAGAGAGAGGGatgggagggagagaaagagagagagaagaccaTGGTCGACCACATGAGAGGAAGAGACCAACATTAACTCAGGAACTACTGGAAGAAGGAGGAGTACTGATCATTTCACCTGAACCAAGAGCAATAGGACCCAATAGAAGGACGATAAGGAAGTAGCCAATCCTTGAGCCCATCTCTGCTTCTTGTGCCTCGAACGGAGCAAAATATGCACCATGAACTAAGGTTAATTATTTAAACACCTCTGAGCGAAACACATATAGCCTttgagagggagaaggaaagaaagagaatccTAGTTAGCTTGAGTGGAAGGAGTAAGTAAGAATAACCttaaaacttgaaaaggaagagaaagcaAGATTGAGGAGGCCGAAGAAAAGCAGAATGAGCAGAGCAGCTTGGACTTGGAGTGAAGAGAAAggaagcaaaagagagagagagatagagaggcaCCAGTACGtggtttttacaaaaaaaaatatattgtttgTGCACGAAGGATTCCCCAGCTTTGATGCCATTCTCTTTTTTCTACCatgatctctctttctctcttttctttttctttgatctcCTTTTCACTGTGGACTATCCGACTGCAATTAAAGTTGACGATCGACATCGTCGACGTAACTCTACATACCTATTTTGGTCGATCCGTCTGAGAGAGATTGGCACCATTGACGTCAAAGATATTCTCGAAACGGACATTCCCGCGGTCTATGTCACACTGTGCCAAATATGCTGTAGGCCATGTGACAAAAACCCTGTGGATATGTTTTAATTGCAGCAGCAGGAGtctagtttcattttcttttcttctcccacttattttttctttctagtt containing:
- the LOC116263983 gene encoding uncharacterized protein LOC116263983 isoform X1, whose product is MGSRIGYFLIVLLLGPIALGSGNSPVNKDTPDQKGMLPSRAVQSKVVSINNRRELDTYPVMTVPVISPLDPSTTSPPIVTSPGTTPTNTPPTTPTTTPTTTPTASGGQRWCIASPSASQTALQVALDYACGYGGADCSAIQQGGSCFNPDTVRDHASYAFNNYYQKNPVDTSCVFGGTATLTTTNPTCFFLLLQNSAVHLTWLWFMCISGHNHNQFQFTNIDSTHYDQFTWIYNLWVRCPHYQHFICSICFNKLSATLHLGMPALVDPPIKF
- the LOC116263983 gene encoding PLASMODESMATA CALLOSE-BINDING PROTEIN 5-like isoform X2; translated protein: MGSRIGYFLIVLLLGPIALGSGNSPVNKDTPDQKGMLPSRAVQSKVVSINNRRELDTYPVMTVPVISPLDPSTTSPPIVTSPGTTPTNTPPTTPTTTPTTTPTASGGQRWCIASPSASQTALQVALDYACGYGGADCSAIQQGGSCFNPDTVRDHASYAFNNYYQKNPVDTSCVFGGTATLTTTNPSSGSCVYPATTTTSFNSPTLTPPTTTNSPGSTTYGSDVPITSTSFAASVSISSLLLFTLVCLHWLIHP